The proteins below are encoded in one region of Helianthus annuus cultivar XRQ/B chromosome 2, HanXRQr2.0-SUNRISE, whole genome shotgun sequence:
- the LOC110894906 gene encoding uncharacterized protein LOC110894906, producing MYQVDPDDMEEMDLKRQMEMITLRLKKFQDKTRKRLSLGKAGFDKSKLWYYNCKNPGHFKRDCPLLKNENTEAASARRTIAIEGNENAAPNTPKALVVEDYDSDEEFAEAKEEVNKALNAKISTGSAPLSSKFIDNKNAADKGKKEAEKFESKEKVQEARNSVKKEKDQAPTATMKVESAKEKVEKDLDDCKRHVPKPMTRNHENVVVECFELQSAFCDENVVCEPPVLVLELKQNRFGKFLIKEIPEFVPSHTGMSESDKEPNKESNSENSSTTTSESGEGSSSEDQGSDDPSEDQGSDASSDIENDEECKEDESLLDKKMNKIKSSSSAAYHRTTHHAVQDSHHIHHLPTHQPPK from the exons ATGTATCAGGTAGACCCAGATGATATGGAGGAAATGGACTTGAAGCGACAAATGGAAATGATAACTCTAAGGTTGAAGAAATTTCAAGACAAGACGAGAAAGAGGTTGTCTCTTGGGAAGGCTGGCTTCGACAAATCCAAGCTTTGGTACTACAACTGCAAGAACCCAGGGCACTTCAAAAGAGACTGTCCATTGCTCAAAAATGAAAACACTGAAGCTGCTTCAGCTAGAAGGACGATTGCTATTGAAGGAAATGAAAATGCTGCTCCTAACACTCCGAAGGCGTTGGTAGTGGAAGATTATGATTCGGACGAGGAATTCGCTGAAGCAAAAGAGGAAGTCAACAAAGCTCTCAATGCAAAGATCTCAACTGGATCAGCTCCACTTTCATCAAAATTCATTGACAACAAAAATGCAG CTGACAAAGGAAAGAAAGAGGCTGAAAAATTTGAGTCAAAGGAGAAGGTCCAAGAAGCTAGAAACAGTGTCAAGAAAGAGAAAGATCAAGCTCCTACAGCAACAATGAAAGTCGAGTCCGCCAAAGAAAAGGTGGAAAAGGACTTG GATGACTGTAAAAGGCATGTGCCAAAACCTATGACCCGCAACCATGAGAATGTAGTGGTTGAATGCTTTGAATTGCAATCTGCTTTTTGTGATGAAAACGTTGTGTGTGAACCACCTGTGTTAGTTCTAGAGTTGAAACAAAACAGATTCGGAAAGTTCCTCATTAAGGAAATTCCAGAATTTGTTCCATCTCATACAGGTATGTCAGAGTCCGATAAGGAACCAAATAAAGAAAGCAACAGTGAAAACTCAAGCACAACAACTTCAGAAAGTGGCGAAGGAAGCTCAAGTGAAGATCAAGGATCAGATGATCCAAGTGAAGATCAAGGATCAGATGCTTCATCAGACATCGAGAATGATGAAGAGTGCAAAGAAGATGAGAGTCTTcttgacaagaaaatgaacaaaatcAAAAGTTCAAGCTCCGCTGCATATCATCGGACAACGCATCATGCAGTtcaagactctcatcacatacatcatcttccAACGCATCAACCTCCAAAGTGA